The stretch of DNA AATCGAGTGCATACTTCCTTTGTGAAAGAACTATCCCTCTAGGGGACCTTAATATCTCAATTCCTAGAAAATATCGTAATTGGCCTAGATCCTTGACTTCAAATTCTTTGCTTAGATTCTCCTTCAGTCGAGCTATTTCCAAAGTGTCATCTCCATTAAtaatcatatcatctacatacaCCGCAAGAATAGTGATATTATTCCCAAAGTGTCGATAAAATACAGTGTGGTCCCCATTACATTGTTTGTATCCCATATTACACATTGCACGCCTAAACCGATCAAACCATGCCCTTGGTGACTGTTTTAGACCATACAAAGATTTCTTCAATCTCAACACCTTTCCCTTGGTTTGGGAAGTCTCAAATCCGGGTGGAATTTCCATATAAACTTCCTCTTGAAGATCTCCATGCAGGAATGCATTCTTAACATCCAATTGATACAATGGCCATTCATAGTTAGCAGCACAAGAGATCAATGTTCTAACAGTGCTCatctttgcaataggagcaaaTGTCTCATCATAATCAATTCCATATGTTTGGCTATACCCTTTtgctaccaatcttgccttaTATCGTTCTATCTTGCCATTAGGATCTTGCTTCACTGTGTATACCCATTTGCAACTAACCACTTTCTTGTTCACAGGAAAAGGTACAAGATCCCATGTCTTGTTTTTCTCAAGTGCTGCTAGCTCCTCAAGCATAGCCTTCTTCCATTTTGGATCCTCCTTTGCTTGTTTCCAATCTCTTGGAATAGTCACTGATTGCAGTGATGCAATAAAAACTTTATAGGCAGAAGAAAGAGTGTCATATGAGACATAATTAGCTATGTCATTCTCATCCTCATTAGCATCTTCAAAACCATATCTTGCCGGAGGTTTTCCTGCGGTACTTCTCATCCCTTTCCTTATAGCAATAGGCAGATCAATAGAAGTGTTGATCCCTTCATCCGTTGGTACTAACGAAATATCAACCTCATTGTCATTAGCTGGAAATTGTTCCTGCTCCACCACCTGTAGGGTCTCCTCTTGACTACCATATACATCATCAACAACTGAAGGTTGTATAGAAGGATTTTTCCTTCTCCTCGTGTACACTTGCAAATTTCTTTCTACATGTGATGTTCTACTCATCTCTGCACTTGTTGGTTTATTTACAGCTGCTGGGCATGGGATCAAACCAGTAATAACTTTCTTCCTCCTTGATTCCTCCACATCCTTGGTCTCTAATGTTTTATCTTCTTTGTTGCCAACCTCACATGTATCGCATATATCAGGAGACTCAAGATCAAGAAACAGATCACTCAAATCTGTTTTCTCCCCATAGAAAGGAATTGATTCCCTAAAAGTAACATCCATACTCACAAACGTACGATGCTCGGATGGGCTCCAGCATTTATATCCCTTTTGCCCAGACGAGTAGCCAATAAATATGCACTTAACAGCTTGGGGATCCAACTTTCCAACAGAAGGTCTATGATCCCTAACAAAGCAAGTACACCCAAACACCTTTGGTGGAACAATAAACTCATTTTTTCCAAAAAGAATCTCACATGGAGTTCTCATACCAAGTACTTTTGATGGCATGCGATTAATAAGATGAGTAGCAGTCATAACTGCCTCACTCCATAAGAATTTAGGGACATTCATGGTATACATGAGTGAACGAGCCACCTCCAAGAGATGCCTATTCTTCCTTTCAGCAACTCCATTTTGTGGGGGTGTATCAGGACAAGAGGTTTGATGTAATATTCCCTCAGCAGATAGATAACTTTTAAATTCATTGTTCACATAGTCTGTCCCATTGTCAGTTCTAATAATTTTAACATGAGCATCAAACTGATTCTTTATGGATGCACAGAAGTCCTTAAAACATTTAAGCACCTCACTTTTATGTCGGATGAGATATAACCATGTCATGCGAGAGTAACAATCAATAAAGGTGACAAAATATTTCATTCCACTCACTGAAAcgacaggagaggtccacacaTCAGAGTGGATTAATGTAAAAGGTGACACACTTCGTAATCCCTTGCTCACATATGAGGTTCTTGTGTGTTTTCCAAACTCACATGCATCACATAGTAATTTACGTTTGTCTACCTTACACATTTCATTAGGAAACATTCTACTCATGATATCAAAAGATATATGTCCCAACCGACAATGCAAAAGCATTACCTTAGCCTCATCTTCATTTGCAGTGGCTGACAAGGCAAGACATATAGCTGCATCTGTCTTTCTTCTATTAAGATACCAGAGCCCATTATGTCGAATTCCAGTCCCAAGTTGTTTTCCAGTCTTCCTTTCCTGAATTAAACAATTTTCACGATCAAGAGAAACCCGACAGTCTATATGATCAACTAATGAACTTACTGAAACAAGATTGACCGGAAAAGAAGGAACATATAATACTGATGATAGTGTAATGGATGGAGTGCATCTCACTGTACCAACACCTTTGATGGAACGATATGTACCATCAGCAGTTTGAATTGTCTCTTTATGAGCATCCGGATATGGTGTGAATGATGCAAATTCACTTGACATGCCTGTGACATGCCTGGATGCACCTGAATCTAATATCCAATCTGAATTATAATTTTGTATAGATGTAAAAGCTTGGTCCAATGTACCTAAGCTGTCAATTGAAGGGGTTTGTCTTTGATCATTTGATTTTGATCCCTCCTTATTTCTTTTTTGCTTCCTTAATTCTTCTAATTCAGCAACAGGAATGGTAACAAATTCAGATGCCATCCCACGGCTCCCACAATGGCTCCTCGTTTCTTCAATTGCTGCTTCCTCAATTGCAGCAAGGTTAGCTCTATAACCTCTTCTTCCACCACGGCTCCCACCACCTCTTAGTGCACCTCTAGCACTGCTTCTCCCTCTTCCACGGTTAAACTTAAATGGCTGGTGACAATCACGGCTTAAATGGCCCTTATCACCACAATTATAACATATCCTAGTTTCCTGAGTTCCTGTCACCACATAAGCTGGACGGGGTGGGGCTGAAGCATTTGCCTTCATTACATTCAGTTTAGTCTCTTCTTGTGCCATTGCAGCTATTGCTTTTTCTAGACTTGGAAGACTGGATTGATGGAATATACTTGCACGCCTTCAAATTCTGGGTTTAAGCCTCTCAAGAACTGAagtactcttttcttttccatccACTTCTTCACCCAAGCCACGCACTCGGAATGTGGCAACTCAATAGGATCATAATAATCTAAGTCAGCCCATAAGCGCTTCAACTCTGCGACATAGTCCATCAAAGATAGCTCCCCCTGTTTCAGATGGTAGAGCTTATCATCTGTATCAACCAATAACATCACATTACCAGCACCTGAGTACATCTTTGATAGCGCATCCCATACACCAGATGCAGTAGCAATTGTATCTACTGATCCAGCTATGGTTGGGGACATTGAGCTAAACAACCAGGCAACTACCAAAGAGTTAGTAGCATCCCAGGCCTTCCATTCATCACTTGATTTATCCTCAGGCTCAGCTACTTTTCCATTCACGAATCCTTCCAGTTTCTTTGCCTTCAATAGCAATAATGCTCTCCTAGACCAAGCCAAACAATTTCTTATCCCTTCTAACTTAATGGCATTTGGCATCAGTTCTAGTTTCTGAACTACCTCACTGTGTGGCATATTTTCTTTGCTTGAAGAGGACTGTGACTCATTCTTTTTCTCTGTAAGTAATTCCACAAGTTTGCCAAGAATCATCTCAATACCTTGATTCTCCCCCATGCTACTCTAACTGCACAGCACCAAATTCTTCTCTCGTCTACTACCACCAGCACAAGTAGCAGCAAAGAAATAAACTACCAACAAGCAGCCTTCACTTTCCCCCACAGCTAGCAACCAGTGCACAGCAGCACACACCTTATCTAAACCTGCAATCTGCCTCCTGCACAGGTTCCCTCAAATGCCTGCGCGTGGATCCCGTTCAGAGCCTCCAAGCTTGCTGCTATTGCTGCCTCACGCTTCCACGGGCACCTCCGGCCGTATCTGCCGTCCGCAGTGACCGTCGCCCTCACCAAACGGCCCCCTTGCTCTCACCTCCTTGCTGGCCCTTCTATGCACACCTGCATGCAGAAGAGCACCTCCAGATAATGCAGCCTCACCAGGATCAGGCAGCCCCCGTCGAGCAGCCTTGCTTCATGGCCGATTTGGTCGCCATCGCCGGCCACTGCTCCTCACCAAAGCTCTGACACCATGTAGACTTTTGGGGAAATTTCTGGAGTCTTTCTCATCCTTGTGTACAGATATATATTATACATACATGGGCCTCCTGGGCCTGGGCTACTAACTCTCTAATACATACAGCCCAACAATGTGCCACTGGATCCACCTTCTTGGACGCTGAACGAAGATGAATTCTTGAAATCTTTTACAAGTCGAACGAAGGCGGTGGTCTTGAACAGGTGATTGATTCCTACCACGGTACCACCACCATTGCTTGTTGAATTGGCTGGATGCCTGACCGATGCCGTTATCAGCACATGCAGTCATGCAGATGTTTGCACAGGACATGCGTACTGATCCGAGTTCCATAATCTCACCACTGCAGTCCACACAATCCAACAGGGAAGGTCTTCAGCAAAGAGGAGTTGCTTATTATTGCCCAAGCTTGTCAGAAAGTGGACTGCTTTGCAATAACTGATGACGTAGATCTGCAACAAGCAGCAAATTAAAGGCTCCTCATTCCTCTTTTTCAATGCATATAGTATATATGTCAgctttgtaaatagacttctgAAACAAAACTTCATCAATATGTTGCTTTAATGTGTCTGAATATTTCCAGGTTTATGAGTACATTACATATCATGAGAACAAGCATATCTCACTGGCTTCTCTTCCAGGGATGCAAGAGAGGACCGTCATCACATCCTCACTGTCTAAAACTTACAGCGTAACTGGTGAGCTTGACTTAAATTTCTCGTGATGTTTGTTTTGATGTAAACTACAATATAAATAACAACTTATCATGAGGGAATTTAACAAAACTACTGCCTGGATTGACTAGGTTGGAGAATTGGGTGGGCTTGTTCTCCAGCAAGCATTGCCTCAGCAATAAGAAATATCCATGTCAAACTAACAGATTCAGCTCCTGCACTGTTCCAAGAAGCTGCACTGATCGCATTAACCAGCACACTGGACTTCTATTCGTCCCTGAAAACAGTGAGCCTTCACGCTAACCTTAACCTCTAATGTTTACCAATTTACCACGAGTATTTCAAATCGAATGCCCTCACTATATAACTGTATTTACTTTGGCAAAGACTATGAGGTGAGAAGAGACTTTATCCTTCAGCTGCTGGAGGATTTTGGCTTTCACATCAGCTTCAAGCCACAAGGTTCAGTCTTTGTATTTGCTGAGCTGCCCTCGTCCTGGCAAATTTCTGATGTGAGTTCCTATGCTATGATCCTGAACTATATCTGAAGCATGAATAGGAGATGCCACTAATATCTGACACTTATGGAATTGGGAACAACTAGTAGTTGGTGCAGGAAATTTATGTGCAGAACATGATATTATAGTACTGGTACTTTTACATGCCTTTTGTACACGAAGGTTGTCTGAATTTTACTGAGCATTGGTAGACAATCAGGATGTATCAATTTATGTTTGGGGATCAGCTTGCATCCATAATCATGCTGATCAAGCATTCTAACCAGTGGCACATCAAAACAAAACGCAGATAGATTTCGTAATGAACTTGATCAATGACGCTGGTGTGGCAGCTGTGCCTGGCCGTGGGTTCTTCCACAGGAATTGTGATGGTGAAAGCTACCATCACCAGTATGTCAGGTTTGCGTTCTGCAAGAGCGATGACACACTGATGGCTGCTGCTCTAAGGATGAGGAAGCTGGCGAGCACCAAGGGAAAGACGTGGCTTATTGGCAGTGGCAGACAAGAAGATCATACTGTCTCTGCCTCTCCTTGATGCGGTTCTGCTTGAATGTGCGTCCTGGTGCGGTTTTGTTTGAATAGATTTATTCTTTTTGTAGTTTCTGGATAGAAGTTTGATGTTATGCCATGCTTCTTTACGTGGACAACAAGAACAAAAAAAGAGGAAATTTTATTCATTTCATCTTTCTCATGCATTCAAAATGGTTACAAGGAGGATGTACAATATGATAAAATCTTGTCCGGCCATCTATAAACATAACTGTTTTTGAGTTCTTACATGTTCACCGTAACAAGCACACAGGGATAAGAACCGTTTGCACCATTCATCTCTTCTCTCGACAATTCATCAATTCAGATGAATTCGTTCCACTGTCGATAGtcaaacaaaaaataataatgCTAAACTAATGAATCTCAGAAGTACCAAAACTGCTAGCGCTCATGCAACCAAAATATTGACCTTGCCTCAGAAAATAGACTCATGACAAAGATAAAGTGAGGGCATTCATACTGTCTGTAATGCAGATAAAGATAGGTTTCATCACAAAATAGACTCATTTTTATCTTGCCTCAGAAGAGCTGAGTTAATATTACATGCTCTTTTCAAACAAAGATACAACCAACATACTGACCTATTTCGTTCATACTGCAGAAATTCAAAATGCAAATAAAGGTAGGTTCCGTGATAAGCTATATCAGTAATCTGTGAATGCAGAATAGCTGAGTTTTACCATGATCCTTTCAAACAGGAATACAGGATACGAGTGCTCGGCATATGCTTAGGAAACTATAGTCAAGGTTCCATGACTCATGAAAAAAAACATCCAGGCCTAAACATTTTCTTGTACAAATGCTCTGCTAAGCTTGCTTAATGCTCCATTCAAACAAATGTATAGGACTTAAGCACAGTCCAAGAAGATCAAAGTAGGAGTGTACCTAGTTTAGCGGGTAGACTAAACTTTCATGGCAGACAATGGGATAGAACTTAGTCCGGAAAGCGCTTGCCGCTTGGTGTAGATGGTCTCAAATGCTGATGTCCTGGGGTCATAGTAGCCCAATGACCAACCAGTGTTGAGCAAAATCCGTCCATCTGTTGGATCAACAGCCAATGGTGCAGCGTTCTCTGCTAACTTGTCAAGCACTATATGATACTCCATTAACGAGATACCGTCATCTTTCATCATCCACAGGTCGACCGTGTTCCTGCTCTGGTCTGAATAGGAAATACAAAGTGCTCCTTGAAGCTCAAGGATGGTCATATGCCCACTACCATGGGTGCACGGTGGACCTTGCAGGACTTCAAATTCCTCAATGTTGACATTGAATGCGACGATTTCGGATCTTGCAGAGACTGGTCCGAGATTAGGGTCTACCATCCAGTAAATCTTGCCGTTGACGAAGGTCGGCGGTATGCCAGCTATTGGTCTAGAAGGAGGATCTATTGGATCCCAATCGCAGCCATCCACATACTTCATTTTGCACTGCAGTTTATAACATCTCGTTTCCAGGTTCTTCTCTTCGTAGGTAATATGTACCATGACATGCTTCTCAATCTCTGTGTCGTATCCCAACCCAATGCGACCAGCAAAAAATGTACCATCGTTATCATCAAATTGTATGTGCTTACAATAACCTATTGTAGGATTGCATACGAAATCCCAGGATGAGCAGCTCCCAACATTGAGGCCATGGCAAGGCTGGGAACATACAAGATCAAAGTCTGGTAGAAAACCATCTTGACCGATCCATTCATCCAGATCCATATAGTAACCGAAGCGAGGATCCACGATGAACTTAATCAGTGGGCTCCTTTTCAAGTTTGCATGGATAACATGTGATTGGGTAAAGCAATCAGTCATGATCATTCCGTGCCACTCCATGCAAACTAATCTTAGCTCCAAAACAGAGCGTGTTGGCAGCCAATTGAGGATGTCAAACCAAGCTTCAGTTGTTGGCGATGACAAGACCATGTCCTCAATTGAGGCGCCCACGGGCACGAGGCTCTCCTCTAATAGAACAAACGTTGGTACATAGTCATCCTCACAACTTCCAACCATGGTATCCTCTGGTGTCAATAAAATCTCTGGGTCGCCACCATCAGGGTCTACTGCAAACACCTTGCAAGAACCTGTCCCGAACATGATCTTCCGTCCACCGCCTGAGTAATTATATATACCAATTGGAGCAATCCAGAGCGAGTTCATCAGCATGCGCTCAGATTCTGTCCAAGCAGTTCGATCAATACAGCATAACTTCTCCCACCGGGCTTCCTTGTAATCTCTCAGCACAGATGAATGGATAGGATCTTCGCTATCCGGCTCTCCATAACAAAGACACAAACACCCATCCAGCTCTGTCAGCACAGATGCCACATTCTCAAAATCTGGTGGCGGCAGCAATGAACCAAAGGTCTCATCGCTGATGTTGAAGGTGGTGATGCCACCATCACAGCATAGGAAGTGCAGGTACCCGTTTAAGAAGACAGCTGGGTTCTTCTCCATCACAGAGCACGGAGGAGGGTTTTCAGCACTAGGCCTCCAGTACCCAGGTGTGTTGAGGACGAAGACCTCGGTTCTTGCAGGCGCAATTTCATCATCTCCACCTCCAGCTTCACGATTGGAGAACAAGCGCACTACTTTGTACTCCTTCCTCAATGTGCAGTAGCCAAGACCGTAAGATACCCTTATGTAGAACGGCAGCTTAGGTTTACGGTTTTTCTATCCATCTATCGGGTGATTTCCACCCCTCTTTCTCACTCAGATTTCCACGGCTGTGATCGCCCCCAAGATTCGTGCAGCATTGGACCTTGTGGTGGGTTATTTGGATCtataccattacaattttcGTGAGTTGGAgatctgccattacaattcatcaTATTGGAAGCGTGCCATTATAATTTTTCTTCTACTTGAAATATGCCATTTTGTACGCATCAAACGGCTTCGGGCCCACGTACAGACGTATTTGTACGTATCCAAATATGTTCTCTCTCCTATCTCTTACTCGCCCGTCCGTCGCCTCGCTGCCCACCCGCGCCGACGGACCTCCTCACGCTCGGCTCGGCCcatgcgccggcgccggtgaccGCCGCCTCGCGCCATGGGCTGCGTGCACAGCCGCCCCGCCATGAGCAACAGTAGGCGCCCGAGAAGCCCGCGCAGGTCAAGAGGGAGCGGCGGTCGCCGTCGTCGCGCTCAGCCGCGGCCGCAGCGGCGCACGCGGAGGTCCGCCTCGGCTGGAACTTCACCAACAAGGCGCGCGGCGAGCAGGTCGCCGCCGACTGGCTCGCCTGGCTCTCTGCCGGCGAGGCCATCGAGGGCTGGACCCCTCGCCGGGCCGACACCCATGCTCGAGCTCCGCGGTGCCGGCTGGGATGCGCCCGCGCTCAAGCTCCGCGGCGCTGGCGGGAACCCGCGCCtgcgctcgagctcggcggtgCCGGCGGGGACGCGCGCGTGCTCTGGctggagagcggcggcggagctccggccggAGCTAGCAGCGATGCGAGGAGGAGCTTGAGtcggagggagcggcggcgccgagacGAGCTCTGGCCGAaggtgcggcggcgcccggaCGAGCTCCGGCGAAGGAGCTGTTGGGGAGAGAGGCAGCTCCGGCGACGACCGCGACCGGTGACGAGGTTGGGGAAGTAGGAGGAGAAGATGACACATGGGGCCCGTATGTAAGAGACAGCAGAGAAATAGACAGGGTATTTGGATACGTACAAATACGTCTGCACGTGGCCCCGAAGCTGTTGGATACGTATAAAATGGCATATTTCAAACTGAAGAAGAATTGTAATGGCCGATTTCCAATATGACGAATTGTAATGATGTATCTCCAACTCGTAAAAGTTGTAATGGCATGATTAAATTAacccttctttctttctttctccctgtTAGGTCgtgttccttttcttttctttctctcccGACAGGCTGGTGATTTTTCCTCACCGAGCTCGCAGCGCTCCACGATGGCGGGCGGCGCAGAGAAGCGGCACGTTGCGGCGATGCGAGATGGAGCGGCGATTCGGGAGGGCCGCCGCGCGGGTGAAGGCCGGGTTGCTCTATCGCCGCTGACCTCGTTGTACCAGGAGCAGCCCAACCGTCCCCCTCATGTCCAGGTGCTTTGCAATCGGATTTGCGCTTTCTGGCCGGATTCCCTTCTCTGTTCGAACCCCAACACCCCCCATCGGCCATCAAGGCATCATCCCCAACCCCACCGCCGGGATTCCACAGTATTTCGCCGTCCCGCCGGCCTGCGTCGGATTCCTCTAGTCGCGAGCGTGCAGGCGGCTTGCAACCACGAGCCAGGTACGAGCGAGATGGAGGAGGATGCATCAGAGGTGGGCACGCAGGACAGCAGCAACCAAGGAGAAGCTCCGGCGCTGCCTGAGGAGCTCCTTACAGAGATCCTCGCCCGGCTGCCGGCCAAGTCGGTCGGGCACTTGCGATGCGCCTCCCGCGCGTGGCGCGCCACGCTCTCGTCTGACTACTTCGCCGACCTCCACTTGCGGCGCGCCAACCGGCCGGACCGCCCCAGACTGCTCCTCACAGCGGTAGGGTCCAGCTACGATGCCCATCTCCACTCTTGGTCTTGGCAGCCCGGTGGTGCGGTCGAGAAGCTCATGCCGGACGATTTTTCGGACGGGATAATCGTGCCTCTCGCCAAGCCTTGCCGTGGTCTTATCCTCGTCCGGGGCACCGACTACGGCGGGTACTTTGTCTGCAATCCTTCCACCGGTGATGTCCTGGCTCTCCCAGATAGTGAGGCGCCACTGAAGATGATTTGGCGGCCTTCGAAACATCCTGAACATCCCCCGCCATTCTTCTTCGAGGTGTCTTATGGCCTTGGTTATTGCGCAGTGAAAAGGGAATTTAAGGTAGTGCGTTTGTTCTGCTAACCTGATAGCGAAACTGGCATGGCCAACAGGCCAAGTCCACATGCTGTGAGGTGTTTGTCCTTGATAGGCCCGCATACTGGAGGCCAATAGCTGAACAGCCTCCCTTGCGTTGGGTGGACGAGAAGCATCCAGCTATTTTCTTAAACGGGTGTCTTCACTTTCTTTGCCGTGATGGTGGCATCGTCACTTTCAGTTTCAGTATCAACGATGAGACCTTTGGTTCGTTGCCGCCACCATCAGGTTTCAAGGATGCAGCATCTATAATGACAGAGCTGGATAGGTGCTTATGCTTGTGCTATGGCGAACCAGATAGTGAAGATCTTTATCATGTATGTGTCCTAAGAGATTACAACCAATGGGAGACtctgaggaacgagagtactcttgcttgtgatgagtgaattgtcaaccgtgcggtatgatcgtgcgcttggtctttggattgcaggtacacaggcgtcgagtgtcgacggggagctgccgtggaggtgctgtggccgatggaccgtgcagtgaacagcggtgaagggcagccgggatcggaaatcggaccgggcggcagctgtggcgtccactccttgatcgagggcgcaagcggcgacggaaggcgggttttttggtttgcgccacaaaaccaaggaggcggacggcggttgaagacgccaagtcgtggaggcatgggcgttggtctcgggactgacggaggcgacgggcgtcgatggcgtctagggcctcgctgcgggcgaggaggtgacgggcgtcgggcggcgtctagggctgtcagaaggctgaggcgggaacggcgtctagggccacggcgtggaggcgggaatcttcccgcgcgtgaggttttgacggttttctcaaaaccggccatttacccgggtttcgcggaccctccaaaaccgcggactggatcttcatcaagacggcggtatcgtggagaagacttcgttccgaagaaagaacctcggccgtcggatgagatcgtgtacaggggtgctgcaggccaaccggtctgaccggtccctggcaccggtctgaccggtctaaccaaccggtctgaccggtcccgcgggtataaatacccctttcacttgtgttaggttaagtgtggcttttgtatttcatccgtgaattgttctatctcccaggccgccgcccctgtgttcctctccccctgttcttctctttagagtagatttagtccatggattgttgagatcttgtgttggatttgtttggaaaaggaggccctatcctcctcgtgccctcaggGCTTTTGAATCTGATGAGTTCACTCTTGTGTGCTGAGTTctcgtcctccccctcctctttcGCGCTTTGGACTTGAactctcctcttttggtgtgttcttttggtgtgtttagtgtTTGGAGCAGACAAGTTCATTGATTCGTGGTTTGCTGGACTCTTTGTGGCGATTCTGATCTCTCTAGCCAAGTGCTAAATCCCCTGGAATCGCGAGTGCACCCGAATTGCTgttcttgagttcttgagaaaaccccaatccactttgatctttCCTTGATTTCCCACGATCCGTTAATCTTCtgggaaagatctcttggggatatgttcacggaaTAGTTGTGAATGTATCCTCCAAGTTTTGTTGGATTTGAAGgtcgtttgctcaagattcatCGTTTGGAGGTTGATTTTCGAGCTGTCTGtaaaggaccgg from Panicum virgatum strain AP13 chromosome 9K, P.virgatum_v5, whole genome shotgun sequence encodes:
- the LOC120650719 gene encoding probable N-succinyldiaminopimelate aminotransferase DapC isoform X1 → MERRLSAASRRSAPSPIQQLSHLAQRVGAVNLAEGFPDFPAPPHVKAAAAAAAAAIAADHNQYRHVQGICDILAEMAKRDHGLDVDPLTDFVICCGQSEAFAAAIFAIIDPGDEVLLFDPAYETYETCIELARGVPPNNVPLDPPSWTLNEDEFLKSFTSRTKAVVLNSPHNPTGKVFSKEELLIIAQACQKVDCFAITDDVYEYITYHENKHISLASLPGMQERTVITSSLSKTYSVTGWRIGWACSPASIASAIRNIHVKLTDSAPALFQEAALIALTSTLDFYSSLKTDYEVRRDFILQLLEDFGFHISFKPQGSVFVFAELPSSWQISDIDFVMNLINDAGVAAVPGRGFFHRNCDGESYHHQYVRFAFCKSDDTLMAAALRMRKLASTKGKTWLIGSGRQEDHTVSASP
- the LOC120650719 gene encoding probable N-succinyldiaminopimelate aminotransferase DapC isoform X2 yields the protein MERRLSAASRRSAPSPIQQLSHLAQRVGAVNLAEGFPDFPAPPHVKAAAAAAAAAIAADHNQYRHVQGICDILAEMAKRDHGLDVDPLTDFVICCGQSEAFAAAIFAIIDPGDEVLLFDPAYETYETCIELARGVPVNVPLDPPSWTLNEDEFLKSFTSRTKAVVLNSPHNPTGKVFSKEELLIIAQACQKVDCFAITDDVYEYITYHENKHISLASLPGMQERTVITSSLSKTYSVTGWRIGWACSPASIASAIRNIHVKLTDSAPALFQEAALIALTSTLDFYSSLKTDYEVRRDFILQLLEDFGFHISFKPQGSVFVFAELPSSWQISDIDFVMNLINDAGVAAVPGRGFFHRNCDGESYHHQYVRFAFCKSDDTLMAAALRMRKLASTKGKTWLIGSGRQEDHTVSASP
- the LOC120650717 gene encoding uncharacterized protein LOC120650717 codes for the protein MEKNPAVFLNGYLHFLCCDGGITTFNISDETFGSLLPPPDFENVASVLTELDGCLCLCYGEPDSEDPIHSSVLRDYKEARWEKLCCIDRTAWTESERMLMNSLWIAPIGIYNYSGGGRKIMFGTGSCKVFAVDPDGGDPEILLTPEDTMVGSCEDDYVPTFVLLEESLVPVGASIEDMVLSSPTTEAWFDILNWLPTRSVLELRLVCMEWHGMIMTDCFTQSHVIHANLKRSPLIKFIVDPRFGYYMDLDEWIGQDGFLPDFDLVCSQPCHGLNVGSCSSWDFVCNPTIGYCKHIQFDDNDGTFFAGRIGLGYDTEIEKHVMVHITYEEKNLETRCYKLQCKMKYVDGCDWDPIDPPSRPIAGIPPTFVNGKIYWMVDPNLGPVSARSEIVAFNVNIEEFEVLQGPPCTHGSGHMTILELQGALCISYSDQSRNTVDLWMMKDDGISLMEYHIVLDKLAENAAPLAVDPTDGRILLNTGWSLGYYDPRTSAFETIYTKRQALSGLSSIPLSAMKV
- the LOC120650723 gene encoding F-box/kelch-repeat protein At3g06240-like; translated protein: MAGGAEKRHVAAMRDGAAIREGRRAGEGRVALSPLTSLYQEQPNRPPHVQVLCNRICAFWPDSLLCSNPNTPHRPSRHHPQPHRRDSTVFRRPAGLRRIPLVASVQAACNHEPGTSEMEEDASEVGTQDSSNQGEAPALPEELLTEILARLPAKSVGHLRCASRAWRATLSSDYFADLHLRRANRPDRPRLLLTAVGSSYDAHLHSWSWQPGGAVEKLMPDDFSDGIIVPLAKPCRGLILVRGTDYGGYFVCNPSTGDVLALPDSEAPLKMIWRPSKHPEHPPPFFFEVSYGLGYCAVKREFKVVRLFC